In a single window of the Planctomycetia bacterium genome:
- a CDS encoding iron-sulfur cluster assembly accessory protein — protein sequence MAVLLSEKAANEVKKIMTEQKLDPSMFLRVGVSGGGCSGFSYSLGFDGNFNAAEDMKVDCHGVSMVVDKKSELFLDGTTVDFYEGLEKRGFTFENPNAVKSCGCGSSFSV from the coding sequence ATGGCAGTCTTGCTGAGCGAAAAGGCCGCGAACGAAGTGAAGAAGATCATGACCGAGCAAAAGCTCGATCCCTCGATGTTTCTCCGCGTCGGCGTTTCGGGCGGCGGCTGTAGCGGCTTTTCCTATAGCCTCGGCTTCGACGGCAACTTCAACGCCGCCGAAGATATGAAAGTCGATTGCCACGGCGTGTCGATGGTCGTCGACAAGAAGAGCGAGCTCTTCTTGGACGGCACCACGGTCGACTTCTACGAAGGCCTCGAGAAGCGCGGTTTCACGTTCGAGAACCCGAACGCGGTGAAGAGCTGCGGTTGCGGCAGCTCGTTCTCCGTCTAA
- a CDS encoding Hsp70 family protein: MSARYAIGIDLGTTNSALAYAPLDDERATVEVLPIPQLTAPGVLESRPLLPSFTYLAGDHDRGQASYDLPWAIGRDYVVGEWARKQSADAPTRTVAAAKSWLAYSRVDRRKAILPWGAPDEVAKISPVEASRRYLEHLVAAWTAAYPSAPFADQSVVLTVPASFDAAARELTREAALAAGFPEAFILLEEPQAAVYAWLADTGDRWRRTLQVGESLLVCDVGGGTTDFTLVEVAEERGELMLRRAAVGNHTLVGGDNMDLALAHYAAGVLEQKGAKLDPWQSVALWHSCRAAKEALLASGGPEKHPVAVLGRGSRLVGGTISADLVRDDVVRLLVDGFFPPCEAAAKPQKNRASGFRELGLPYEVDTAVTRHLALFLSSNGVLGVAASETAAAKPLHVLFNGGVFKADTLRARLLDVLAGWCGAARLPRTLEGNSDLDCAVARGAAYYARSKTAGGIRIRGGTARSYYVGIESAGLAIPGAQRPLRALCVVPFGMEEGTAAEVPGGEIGLVVGEPAEFRFFSSAVRKSDRPGDLRERWADDELVETDPLATVLPAMEEADDGYVPVRFESRITELGVFELWCASTISPHRWKLEFSVREESA, encoded by the coding sequence GCAACTCACGGCGCCCGGCGTACTCGAATCGCGCCCGTTGCTACCGTCGTTCACGTATCTCGCCGGCGATCACGACCGAGGCCAAGCGAGCTACGATTTGCCTTGGGCTATCGGACGCGATTACGTCGTCGGCGAATGGGCCCGCAAGCAATCGGCCGACGCGCCGACGCGAACCGTCGCCGCTGCGAAGAGCTGGCTCGCGTACAGTCGGGTCGACCGGCGCAAGGCGATCCTCCCCTGGGGCGCGCCAGACGAGGTCGCCAAGATTTCTCCGGTCGAAGCCTCGCGGCGCTATCTGGAACATCTGGTCGCCGCTTGGACCGCGGCTTATCCGAGTGCGCCGTTCGCGGACCAATCGGTCGTGCTCACCGTTCCCGCTTCGTTCGACGCCGCCGCGCGCGAACTTACGCGCGAAGCGGCACTTGCCGCCGGCTTTCCCGAAGCGTTCATTCTCTTGGAAGAACCGCAAGCGGCCGTGTACGCTTGGCTCGCCGATACGGGCGATCGCTGGCGGCGGACGTTGCAAGTCGGCGAATCGCTCCTGGTATGCGATGTCGGCGGCGGCACGACCGACTTCACGCTCGTCGAGGTTGCGGAAGAGCGCGGCGAGTTGATGCTGCGCCGCGCAGCGGTCGGCAACCACACGCTCGTCGGCGGCGACAACATGGATCTCGCTCTTGCGCACTACGCCGCGGGTGTGCTCGAGCAAAAAGGAGCGAAGCTCGATCCTTGGCAATCGGTCGCGCTTTGGCATTCGTGCCGCGCCGCGAAGGAAGCCTTGCTCGCCTCCGGCGGACCGGAGAAACATCCCGTCGCCGTGTTAGGGCGCGGAAGCCGCTTAGTCGGCGGCACGATCTCGGCCGATCTCGTGCGCGACGACGTCGTGCGGCTGCTCGTCGACGGCTTCTTTCCCCCTTGCGAGGCCGCCGCGAAGCCGCAGAAGAATCGGGCCTCCGGCTTCCGCGAGCTCGGCTTGCCGTACGAAGTCGATACCGCCGTGACGCGACATTTGGCCCTGTTTCTCAGCTCCAACGGCGTGCTCGGCGTCGCGGCTTCGGAGACTGCGGCGGCGAAGCCTTTGCATGTGTTGTTCAACGGCGGAGTCTTCAAAGCCGACACGCTGCGGGCTCGCCTGCTCGACGTGCTTGCCGGCTGGTGCGGCGCCGCGCGGCTGCCTCGCACGCTCGAAGGGAACAGTGATCTCGATTGTGCCGTGGCGCGCGGCGCCGCTTACTATGCCCGCTCAAAGACCGCCGGCGGCATCCGCATTCGCGGCGGCACGGCGCGTTCCTACTACGTCGGCATCGAGAGCGCAGGGCTCGCGATTCCCGGCGCGCAGCGCCCGCTGCGCGCGCTCTGCGTCGTGCCGTTCGGCATGGAAGAAGGAACGGCCGCGGAAGTTCCCGGCGGAGAGATCGGGCTCGTGGTCGGTGAGCCGGCGGAGTTTCGATTCTTTAGTTCGGCTGTTCGCAAGAGCGATCGTCCCGGCGACCTGCGCGAGCGTTGGGCCGACGATGAACTCGTCGAGACCGATCCCTTGGCGACGGTTTTGCCGGCGATGGAAGAAGCCGACGACGGCTACGTGCCGGTGCGGTTCGAGTCGCGCATCACGGAGCTCGGCGTCTTCGAGCTCTGGTGCGCCAGCACGATCTCGCCGCATCGTTGGAAGCTGGAGTTCAGCGTGCGCGAGGAATCGGCTTAG
- a CDS encoding hsp70 family protein → MANDALPSGPSRYIVGIDLGTTNSAMAFVDTEQAELGAASQVQDFPVPQIVAPGVIEARDTLPSFHYEPAGGEFAAGAMRLPWQDRDPPYVVGTFARDHGETVPGRLISSAKSWLCHAGVDRTAELLPWHGAEDVVKLSPVDVGARYLEHFRRAWNYRFPRYPLEEQEIVLTLPASFDEVARELTIRSAKLAGLNRVVLLEEPQAAFYAWITAHADRWQTEVEPGQKILVCDIGGGTTDFTLIRVRAGGDGRVQFHRVAVGDHLILGGDNLDLALAHHLERKATDGGKLEPRAWATLLRSCRQVKETLLGPAPPERIKVNLPGGGSRLIGGGRSIELDAGEGQALLVEGFLPRTKLDEKPPARRSGFQEFGLPYAPDAAMTRYLGAFLSAHRHVATDDVPMNTPHDPARPDIVLFNGGFFESPQLRSRLLEVLGSWFAPPGATGAQAWQPRILDNHRLDLAVARGAAYYGLVRRGQGVRIAAGSARTYYVGLGSADEAAAKAVCLLPAGIDEGQGLDLPGRTFELRIREPVEFPLYYSSTRLTDPVGSIVAVDPLQMSALPPIRTVLQTAKKGTGETITVELHAKLTEIGTLELWCTRAAADAAGAVWKLQFDVRSAVQTDREAHAGSAEASGFVEADLSRRGREPIRATYENKDEAHKPESLIKRLEESIGSRRSEWPVSLLREQWQELFELEQGRRLSEEHEARWLWTAGFALRPGYGLAVDDWRVAQTWKLLQAKRFFHGARVRVEWLILWRRIAGGLTAGQQRALAEPLAAPLRVYLLALKGSKAAPPRKPDFGFSGHESAEVWRLLGSLELLEVVRKEEIAHAALILAPKEKTPAVQDALIWTIGRIGARVPMYGPLNVVVPAEVAAGWSRTLMGMKGSELSIGFALMQLARKTGDRFRDVDEQTRRSIVAWFDRVGAADHLRELVVAGGRLAGEEQGRMFGESLPRGLRLSE, encoded by the coding sequence ATGGCTAACGACGCGCTTCCATCGGGCCCGAGCCGCTATATCGTCGGCATCGATCTCGGCACGACGAACTCGGCCATGGCTTTCGTCGACACCGAACAAGCCGAACTCGGTGCGGCGTCGCAGGTGCAAGACTTTCCGGTGCCGCAGATCGTCGCTCCCGGCGTGATCGAAGCCCGCGACACGTTGCCCTCGTTCCACTACGAGCCGGCCGGAGGGGAGTTCGCCGCCGGCGCGATGCGACTCCCGTGGCAAGACCGCGATCCGCCGTATGTCGTCGGCACATTCGCCCGCGATCACGGCGAGACCGTGCCGGGCCGGTTGATTTCGTCGGCGAAAAGTTGGCTCTGCCATGCCGGCGTCGATCGTACGGCCGAACTGTTGCCTTGGCACGGTGCCGAAGATGTTGTGAAGCTCTCGCCGGTCGATGTCGGTGCCCGCTATCTCGAACACTTTCGCCGGGCGTGGAACTACCGCTTTCCGCGTTATCCGCTGGAAGAGCAGGAGATCGTCCTCACGTTGCCGGCGTCTTTCGATGAAGTGGCTCGCGAGTTGACGATCCGATCGGCGAAGCTCGCCGGTTTGAATCGGGTCGTGTTGTTGGAAGAGCCGCAAGCCGCGTTCTATGCCTGGATCACGGCCCACGCCGATCGTTGGCAAACCGAAGTCGAGCCGGGGCAGAAGATCCTGGTGTGCGACATCGGCGGCGGAACCACCGACTTCACGCTCATCCGCGTGCGGGCCGGCGGCGATGGTCGCGTGCAGTTTCATCGTGTGGCGGTCGGCGACCATTTGATTCTCGGCGGCGATAACCTCGACCTGGCGCTCGCACATCACCTGGAACGGAAAGCGACCGACGGCGGCAAGCTCGAGCCGCGCGCATGGGCCACGCTGTTGCGAAGTTGCCGGCAAGTGAAAGAGACGCTGCTCGGGCCCGCGCCGCCGGAGCGGATCAAAGTGAATCTTCCCGGCGGCGGCTCGCGCTTGATCGGCGGCGGCCGCAGCATCGAGCTCGACGCCGGCGAAGGGCAAGCGCTCCTCGTCGAAGGTTTCTTGCCTCGGACGAAGCTCGATGAAAAACCTCCGGCCCGACGGAGCGGCTTCCAAGAATTCGGGCTCCCTTACGCTCCCGATGCCGCGATGACGCGCTATCTCGGAGCGTTTCTCTCCGCGCATCGGCACGTCGCCACGGACGATGTGCCGATGAACACGCCGCACGATCCGGCGCGGCCCGACATCGTGTTGTTCAACGGAGGGTTCTTCGAGTCGCCGCAGTTGCGGAGCCGGCTGTTGGAAGTGCTCGGCTCTTGGTTCGCGCCGCCGGGCGCGACCGGGGCGCAAGCGTGGCAACCGCGCATTCTCGATAACCACCGGCTCGACTTAGCCGTGGCGCGCGGCGCGGCCTACTATGGGCTCGTGCGGCGTGGGCAAGGAGTGCGCATCGCGGCAGGTTCGGCGCGAACGTATTACGTCGGGCTGGGCTCCGCCGACGAGGCCGCGGCGAAGGCCGTCTGCTTGTTGCCGGCAGGCATCGACGAAGGGCAAGGGCTCGACCTGCCGGGCCGAACCTTCGAGCTGCGGATTCGGGAGCCGGTCGAGTTTCCGCTCTATTATTCCAGCACGCGGCTCACCGATCCGGTCGGCTCGATCGTCGCCGTCGATCCGTTGCAAATGTCGGCCCTGCCGCCGATTCGGACGGTGCTGCAGACCGCGAAGAAGGGAACCGGCGAAACGATCACGGTCGAGCTGCATGCCAAGCTGACCGAGATCGGCACGCTGGAGTTGTGGTGTACGCGGGCCGCGGCCGATGCCGCCGGAGCCGTATGGAAGCTGCAATTCGATGTCCGCTCCGCAGTTCAAACCGATCGTGAGGCGCACGCCGGAAGTGCCGAAGCGAGCGGCTTCGTCGAGGCCGATCTTTCGCGACGCGGGCGCGAGCCGATCCGCGCGACCTACGAAAACAAAGACGAAGCGCACAAGCCGGAGTCGCTGATCAAACGCTTGGAAGAGAGCATCGGCAGTCGACGAAGCGAATGGCCGGTGTCGCTGTTGCGCGAGCAATGGCAAGAGCTGTTCGAGCTGGAGCAAGGCCGGCGATTGTCGGAAGAACATGAGGCGCGCTGGCTCTGGACCGCCGGCTTTGCGCTGCGTCCCGGCTATGGGCTCGCGGTGGACGATTGGCGCGTGGCGCAGACTTGGAAGCTGCTGCAAGCGAAACGGTTTTTTCACGGGGCGCGCGTGCGGGTCGAATGGTTGATCCTTTGGCGGCGCATCGCCGGCGGGCTGACGGCCGGCCAGCAACGCGCGCTGGCCGAGCCGCTCGCGGCGCCATTGCGTGTTTATCTGCTCGCGCTGAAGGGCTCGAAAGCAGCGCCGCCGCGCAAGCCCGACTTCGGATTCAGCGGCCATGAGTCGGCCGAGGTGTGGCGGCTGCTCGGGTCGTTGGAGTTGCTCGAAGTGGTTCGCAAAGAAGAGATCGCGCACGCGGCGCTGATTCTTGCTCCGAAGGAAAAGACGCCGGCCGTGCAAGACGCTCTGATTTGGACGATCGGCCGAATCGGGGCGCGGGTGCCTATGTATGGCCCGCTCAACGTGGTCGTGCCGGCGGAAGTCGCGGCCGGTTGGAGCCGGACCTTGATGGGGATGAAAGGGAGCGAGCTGTCGATCGGCTTCGCGCTGATGCAACTGGCGCGCAAGACGGGAGATCGGTTTCGCGATGTCGACGAGCAGACGCGCCGCTCGATCGTCGCGTGGTTCGACCGTGTCGGAGCGGCCGACCATCTGCGCGAGCTCGTCGTTGCAGGGGGCAGGCTTGCCGGCGAAGAGCAGGGACGCATGTTCGGCGAGAGCCTGCCCCGCGGGCTGCGCCTTTCCGAATAG
- a CDS encoding aminotransferase class V-fold PLP-dependent enzyme, translating to MPDPTGPDHDTIYMDNHATTRVDPRVVEAMLPYFTERYGNSGSINHAFGHEAQDAVDAARSSIARALNAGEREIVFTSGATESNNLAIKGLAERARKKGNHIVSVATEHKSVLDPLARLASRDYEVTLLDVEQAGSPTSGLLDVGRVAGALRPETILVSVMGANNEIGVLQPIAEIGKLCRARGVAFHCDATQAVGKIPVDVAAWNVDLMSFSAHKLYGPKGVGGLFVRRSSPAVRLTPQLDGGGQEAGFRSGTLNVPGIVGLERALELCTAEMSQESTRLAALRRRLLTGITAEIDGVSLNGPVLDEPAFDKAAAADGAPLRLPGNLNLSFDGVDGEALMLSMKRLAVSSGSACTSANPEPSHVLRALGLSEDLTRASLRFGLGRFNTEAEVDRAAQLVVAAVRDLRKLGSMA from the coding sequence ATGCCCGACCCGACCGGCCCCGACCACGACACGATCTACATGGACAACCACGCGACGACGCGCGTGGATCCGCGCGTCGTCGAGGCGATGCTCCCCTACTTTACGGAGCGGTACGGCAACAGCGGCAGCATCAACCACGCGTTCGGCCATGAAGCGCAAGACGCCGTCGACGCGGCCCGTTCGTCGATCGCCCGAGCGCTCAACGCCGGCGAGCGCGAGATTGTGTTCACGAGCGGTGCAACCGAAAGCAACAACCTCGCCATCAAAGGACTCGCCGAGCGCGCGCGGAAGAAGGGGAACCACATCGTCAGCGTCGCGACCGAGCACAAATCGGTGCTCGATCCGCTGGCTCGACTGGCTTCGCGCGACTATGAAGTGACGCTGCTCGACGTGGAACAAGCCGGTTCGCCGACGTCGGGCCTGCTCGATGTCGGCCGCGTGGCCGGCGCACTCCGGCCCGAGACGATTCTCGTTTCCGTCATGGGGGCGAACAATGAGATCGGCGTGCTTCAGCCGATTGCGGAGATCGGCAAGCTCTGCCGCGCGCGGGGCGTGGCGTTTCATTGCGACGCCACGCAAGCGGTCGGTAAGATTCCGGTCGACGTCGCGGCTTGGAACGTCGATCTGATGAGTTTCTCGGCGCATAAGCTTTACGGCCCGAAAGGAGTCGGCGGGCTCTTCGTGCGGCGTTCGTCGCCGGCCGTGCGACTGACTCCCCAACTCGACGGCGGAGGTCAAGAGGCCGGCTTCCGCAGCGGCACGCTCAACGTGCCCGGCATCGTCGGCCTGGAGCGGGCCTTAGAACTTTGCACGGCTGAGATGTCGCAAGAATCAACCCGTTTGGCAGCCCTGCGCCGGCGTTTGCTCACCGGCATCACGGCCGAGATCGACGGCGTGTCGTTGAACGGTCCGGTGTTGGACGAGCCGGCGTTCGATAAAGCCGCCGCAGCCGACGGTGCGCCGTTGCGGCTTCCCGGCAACTTGAACCTCAGCTTCGACGGCGTCGACGGCGAAGCGCTGATGCTGAGCATGAAGCGGCTGGCGGTGAGTTCCGGAAGCGCCTGCACTTCGGCGAACCCCGAGCCGAGCCACGTGCTGCGCGCCTTGGGCCTGAGCGAGGATCTTACCCGCGCGAGCCTCCGCTTCGGCCTCGGCCGATTCAACACCGAGGCGGAAGTCGATCGGGCCGCGCAACTGGTCGTCGCGGCGGTGCGCGACCTGAGAAAACTCGGCAGCATGGCGTAA